The Bacillota bacterium sequence CCGGCGGCTCCGGTTAGGCGTGGCATGGCGGGGCAAGTCCTGGCATCTGGTCGGAGCATCGCGGCTCGGAGCACGACCTATTGGTTCGCCGCCGGGCTTCCCGTTTCCTGCCCGGCCGCGCCGGCCTGGCCCGCCTGCCCGGGCTGCCCCGCCTGCCCCGCGTGCCCCGCGTGCCCCGCCTGCCCTACCATCTCCACGTGCCCCCGGGCACCGGCCAGGGCCCGCACCAGAGCGCCGGCACCCAGCTCGTTGCAATATACCAGCTTCTTGGTGAACCTGGCGCCGGCCTCGCGCACCAGGTCGAAGGCCTTGTGGCTCATCCTCCCGGTCATCAGCACCACGAGGTCGGCGGTGCGCACCTTGCCCGGCAGGGGCCGCAGCGCCTCGAAGCCGCTGTGCCACTCGAAAACCCCACCCCTCTTCTCCACCGCCTGCCGGTACCACTGCTCCTGGCCGTCCCCGCCCACCACCAGAACGCACCAGTCCTTGAGCCAGCCGCCCGGGCACAACTCCTGGCTGTCAGCCTGCCCACGGCCCATCTCCCCGACTGCGGCAGCCTTCCGTCGCCCGGCCCGCACCCGGCGCAGGGGCAACCTGGCGACGGGGAAGGGGTTCTCCACCTGATGCACCTGCAGCACCCGCGCCCACCCCTGCCCGGGCCGGGCCCCGTCGGGCACTTCCACGGTCACCGGGTCGCCATCGGCTGCCCCCATCGCCTCTACCTCTCCGGGGACCAGCACCCACTCGTCGCCTTCGGGCGTCCGCACCACGGGTTGCTCCCCCAGCCGCAGGTATCCCAGCAATGCGCGCCGGGGCACCCGGCCGGCAAGCTGGACTCTGGCCCCCCCGCCCGCCACCGTGACGGCCACCTCATCCCCTTCCAGCAGGCGCAGCCCTCGCGCCACTCCGTCGGACAGGCACATCCGCACGTCACCACTGGAGAACTCCCAGCCCTGCCGGAACTCCACCCGGCCGGCCACCGGCGGGGCTCCGGGCACCGAACGTACGATCCGCTCCAGGTCGGCCACCAGCCTCTCCAGCACCCGGGCCGCATCGGGAACCGCAATCCGCGCTCCCTCCGGGACCGCACCCCGGCCCGTGTCGAGGGATGCCGCCCGGGCCGCGGCAGCGTCTCGCTGCGCCAGCCGGGCTTTCAGCTGATCGATCTGGACATCGCGCGCTTCCAGCTCCCGGGTCAGGAACGCCACCCGGGACTCCAGGTCCTGCACTCGGGCGCCGAGTTGAGCGCAGGATGCCTGGTGCCCCTGGGCCTGGGACTCGGCCTGGGCCAGCGCCTCGGCCAGCTCGGCCACCCTGCCTTGCAGAGCCAGGGGCTCCCGCAGCTCCTGGCGCAACCTGTCGAGTTCCTGGCGCACCCTTTCCAGATCCCCGGTGGCCTCCTGCAACCGGGAAGACAGCTCCCCCTTTTCCTTTTCCAGGCGGCGGGTCACCTCTGCCAGGCGTGCCCTCTCCTGTTCCCGCTGGGCCAGCCTCTGCTCGAGGGCAGCCACCTCCTTCTCCAGGCGGGCAATGGTCTGATCGCGCTCATGAAGCAGGCGCTGCTGTCGCCTGCGCAGCCTTTCCGCCTCCCGCCCGGCCCCTCCCTCCGCCGGTCCCGGCGGCGGCGCCGGTGCTGCCTCCTCCCCCCGTTCCTCCGCCAGGGCACGCGCCCACACGGGAGCAGCCATCCTCTGGACGGTAACCCTGTCGTCCAGGTCCAGACACATGGCGACCGCCGCCGCCCCCCAGCGCTCCGTCCAGTTGGGAAGACTACCGCGAATGGCGGCCACGGGCAGCCCCTCCATCATGCGGCCCAGCTCCCCCACCCGGTCCAGGATGGCACCCAGCAACACCGGGCGCAGGTCCGCCTGGCGCGCCCACGCGGTCGCCAGCTGGCGGGCCAAAAGCCGGGCGGGCGCGGTCTCCAGGCGCCAGCCCTTCACCGGCACCCCCAGGTCCCGGGCCAGCCCCACCAGGGTGCCCCTGGGCAGGGAACCCAGCAACAGGCGGACCTGGACGTCGCCCAGTCTGGTCCAGAAGTCCCCTTCGCTCCCGGTCGCCATCGCCCACCCCCCCGAGCCGCCTGGTTACCGGTTGACTTCCACGGCGCCGGCACCGTTCAGCAGGCGCAGAGGCGCTTCCTGGCTGCTGTCCCTCCCTCCGGAGGAGAGGGAGAGATCCTCCCACTTCCCGCACCGGGAGCCCCAGCGACTGTGCAGGCTCCCGTCTATGTACAGCTCGTTGATCTCGCACAGGTTCGCACAGTCGCGGCAGATGAAGCTGCGGGGCACGCAGGAAAACGTGGCGATGCGCTCCGCCCCCCGGAAAAGCGACGGGCGGGGCGTACGGGTCATGTCCTGCCGGGCAAGGAGCGCAGCACCCAGCGCCCCCATCACCCTGAAGTGTCGCGGTACTTTGATGGGTATCCCCAGCTGGGTCTCCAGGGCGGCCCGGATGCCCACGTTGGCAGCCACTCCTCCCTGGAACAGGACGATGGGCTCGATGCGCTTGCCGCGGGCCACATTGGCCAGATAGTTGCTCACCAGGGCGATGCAGAGACCGGCGATGAGGTCTTCCCGGCGGTAACCCATCTGCTGCTTGTGGATGAGGTCGGATTCGGCGAAGACCCCGCAACGCCCGGCAATGCGCACGGGGCTCCGTGACCGCAGGGCATACTGCCCGAACTCCTCGATGGGAACCCCCAGCCGGCTGGCCTGATGGTCGAGAAAGGACCCGGTACCGGCGGCGCACACGCTGTTCATGTTGAAGCCCACGGGGACACCCTGCCGGATGAATATGATCTTGGAGTCCTGCCCGCCGATGTCGATGACGGTGCGTACATCGGGCTCCACGCGCCGGGCGGCGGTGGCATGGGCGGTGATCTCGTTCTTGACGCAGTCGGCCCCCACCATGATGGCGGCCAGGAGACGGCCGGAGCCGGTCGTGCCCACGCCCTCCACCTGCAGCCCTGCCCCGAAGCGCGACCAGAGCCCGGCGAACCCCTGTTGAATGGCCTCGATGGGTCCTCCTGTGTTGCGCAGGTAAGTGGAGAACAGCACCTCTTCGGAGTCATCGATGACCACCACCTTGGTGGTCAGGCTCCCCACGTCCACCCCTATGTAGTGCGCCATTTCACCTCACCCCGCCGGCCTGCCACTCCGCGCGACCGGTCGGCCACCTCGCTGGCTCGCGGGTCACGGAGCGGCGTGCCCGTCGTCGTTCCTCCAGGAGATCCAGAAAGGCCTCCACCCTGGTAATGATGCCCGCCTCGCCGGTCTGCTCACTCATGATGAAGGTGAGGATGGGGAAGTCGTGCTCGTCCGCCGCCCGCACCAGCACGTTCTGCGCCACGATCTCGGGCATGCAGGTGAACGGCATGAGGTGCAGGACCCCGTCCATCCCCTCGCGGGGCGCCAGCACGGCCCCCCCAACGCTCTCGGTACCGTGGCCGCCCACCAGCTCGCGCAGGTAGGGCGACGCCGCATGCCGCACATATTCTTCCCGCCGCCTCAGGTTGCGGTCACGGAACACGTGCAACCGGAACCACTCGGAGGCGCACAGCTCCCGGTGCACCCACACCCGCTGCTCCACCCGGGTCCCCACGATCTTCTCCAGATCCTTGTTCACCAGGGGCTCGAGCAGAACGTAGATTTCCCCCAACACCCGCACGTGCAGGGGATCGGTGTCCAGGGTGGGGATCGCCTCCAGCTCAGCACGGAAGTCATCCCACGCCCGGTTCATCTCCCGGTAGCTGGAGGCGCGATCCAGGCGGCCCAGGAAGCGCTGGTAGGCGCGATCCGCCGCCCCCCTCTCCTCTTCGAACGCTCGCCACCTGTGCAGCAGGCGCTCCCCCCGGTCGGTGAGAACCACCTTTCGCCAGCCAAAGCGGAAGGCACTGATGATGCGCGGCCAGGACGCTCCCCCGGCCACGTGCCTGACCACGCGGGCGAAGGGAGCCCAGTTGCTACGCAGGGGCACCGGAGAGTTGAAGGCCGGCATTTCGAACCGGTAGCCGTACCGGCCCAGGAGAAGCTCCTGCACCTGGGCATACCATCCCAGACGGCACCTCCCCTTGCCCATCACCATCAGCAGCATGTTTGCGCCCCGGTCCA is a genomic window containing:
- a CDS encoding DUF2325 domain-containing protein — encoded protein: MATGSEGDFWTRLGDVQVRLLLGSLPRGTLVGLARDLGVPVKGWRLETAPARLLARQLATAWARQADLRPVLLGAILDRVGELGRMMEGLPVAAIRGSLPNWTERWGAAAVAMCLDLDDRVTVQRMAAPVWARALAEERGEEAAPAPPPGPAEGGAGREAERLRRRQQRLLHERDQTIARLEKEVAALEQRLAQREQERARLAEVTRRLEKEKGELSSRLQEATGDLERVRQELDRLRQELREPLALQGRVAELAEALAQAESQAQGHQASCAQLGARVQDLESRVAFLTRELEARDVQIDQLKARLAQRDAAAARAASLDTGRGAVPEGARIAVPDAARVLERLVADLERIVRSVPGAPPVAGRVEFRQGWEFSSGDVRMCLSDGVARGLRLLEGDEVAVTVAGGGARVQLAGRVPRRALLGYLRLGEQPVVRTPEGDEWVLVPGEVEAMGAADGDPVTVEVPDGARPGQGWARVLQVHQVENPFPVARLPLRRVRAGRRKAAAVGEMGRGQADSQELCPGGWLKDWCVLVVGGDGQEQWYRQAVEKRGGVFEWHSGFEALRPLPGKVRTADLVVLMTGRMSHKAFDLVREAGARFTKKLVYCNELGAGALVRALAGARGHVEMVGQAGHAGHAGQAGQPGQAGQAGAAGQETGSPAANQ
- a CDS encoding acyl-CoA dehydratase activase; this encodes MAHYIGVDVGSLTTKVVVIDDSEEVLFSTYLRNTGGPIEAIQQGFAGLWSRFGAGLQVEGVGTTGSGRLLAAIMVGADCVKNEITAHATAARRVEPDVRTVIDIGGQDSKIIFIRQGVPVGFNMNSVCAAGTGSFLDHQASRLGVPIEEFGQYALRSRSPVRIAGRCGVFAESDLIHKQQMGYRREDLIAGLCIALVSNYLANVARGKRIEPIVLFQGGVAANVGIRAALETQLGIPIKVPRHFRVMGALGAALLARQDMTRTPRPSLFRGAERIATFSCVPRSFICRDCANLCEINELYIDGSLHSRWGSRCGKWEDLSLSSGGRDSSQEAPLRLLNGAGAVEVNR